A window from Flavobacterium gyeonganense encodes these proteins:
- a CDS encoding YceI family protein, protein MKNLKTIAIALFVAVAGVSVNAQTKKIDVKASTIKWVGKKVTGEHSGTVNFKEGALVFKGKKLTGGSFTVDMTSLTATDLTGEYQGKLNGHLKADDFFGTDKYPTSKLVFKTIGAKSADVYTVTADLTIKGITKPVTFDIAVKGNTATTEFKVDRTKYDIKYNSGNFFQNLGDKTINDDFELAVVLKF, encoded by the coding sequence ATGAAAAATTTAAAAACAATTGCAATAGCATTATTCGTAGCAGTGGCTGGTGTTTCAGTAAACGCACAAACTAAAAAAATTGATGTAAAAGCTTCTACTATCAAATGGGTTGGTAAAAAAGTAACTGGAGAACACTCTGGAACTGTAAACTTTAAAGAAGGAGCTTTAGTTTTCAAAGGAAAAAAATTAACTGGAGGAAGTTTTACAGTTGATATGACTTCATTAACTGCAACTGATTTGACTGGAGAATACCAGGGAAAATTAAATGGTCACTTAAAAGCTGACGATTTCTTCGGAACTGACAAATACCCAACTTCAAAATTAGTTTTCAAAACAATAGGTGCTAAATCAGCTGATGTTTACACTGTAACTGCTGACTTAACTATCAAAGGAATCACTAAACCTGTAACTTTTGACATCGCTGTAAAAGGAAATACTGCAACAACTGAATTTAAAGTTGACAGAACTAAATACGATATCAAATACAACTCTGGTAACTTCTTCCAAAACTTAGGAGACAAAACTATCAATGACGATTTCGAATTAGCTGTAGTTTTAAAATTCTAA